A part of Limihaloglobus sulfuriphilus genomic DNA contains:
- a CDS encoding uroporphyrinogen decarboxylase family protein, producing MNLLNRTEVRKAIRFEGPSNPPRCLSLWHNEETLEYFGGRFEKLLEEFPDDVLAAHIGIHYWHSINDDPNYRWACRGQQKPAAAIDNCPIITDWDSQLDRFIEDMPDPNRPDAMDEIKLLRKQFPDRYILANWGHYFHQRIAYLRGIENLLIDMYDNVSNLTRLMEALLGFYSVWAVRSRDAGADGVWAGDDLGMQTSLFMSPDKFRQIYKPFYTELAKILHKNSLDFWLHSCGNNYDILSDLIEAGVDVFHPVQVGCMDARKTLENYRGEIAFWVGMDVQNLIPFGTPEQIKAGIRERAKLFYSPRGGAIYGAGNAVMANIPFENIQAYVETLRDFCENPA from the coding sequence ATGAATCTACTTAACAGAACTGAAGTCCGAAAAGCAATCAGGTTTGAAGGCCCTTCTAACCCTCCGAGGTGTTTATCGTTGTGGCACAACGAAGAAACGCTGGAATATTTCGGCGGCAGGTTTGAGAAACTTCTTGAGGAGTTTCCCGATGATGTCCTTGCCGCGCATATAGGCATTCATTACTGGCACAGCATAAATGATGACCCAAATTACCGGTGGGCCTGCCGCGGCCAGCAGAAACCGGCGGCAGCGATAGACAACTGCCCGATAATTACTGACTGGGACTCGCAGCTGGATAGGTTCATAGAGGATATGCCGGACCCGAACAGGCCTGATGCAATGGATGAGATAAAGCTCTTGCGAAAACAGTTTCCCGACAGGTATATACTGGCGAACTGGGGGCATTACTTTCACCAGCGTATCGCGTATCTACGCGGCATAGAAAACCTGCTCATTGACATGTACGATAATGTAAGCAATCTGACGCGGCTGATGGAGGCACTGCTTGGCTTTTACAGCGTATGGGCGGTTCGCAGCCGCGATGCCGGAGCCGATGGTGTCTGGGCGGGCGACGATTTGGGAATGCAGACCAGCCTGTTCATGTCGCCGGATAAGTTCCGCCAGATTTACAAACCTTTCTACACCGAGCTTGCCAAAATACTTCATAAAAACAGCCTCGACTTCTGGCTTCACAGCTGCGGCAACAACTATGATATTCTCTCAGACCTGATCGAGGCGGGCGTCGATGTGTTTCACCCCGTGCAGGTGGGCTGCATGGATGCCCGGAAGACCCTGGAAAATTACCGCGGCGAAATAGCCTTCTGGGTGGGAATGGATGTTCAGAATCTCATACCCTTCGGCACGCCCGAGCAGATAAAGGCCGGAATCCGTGAAAGGGCAAAGCTGTTTTACAGCCCGCGTGGAGGGGCAATTTACGGCGCGGGCAACGCTGTAATGGCAAATATTCCGTTTGAAAACATTCAGGCCTATGTTGAGACGCTCAGGGATTTCTGTGAGAATCCCGCTTAA
- a CDS encoding GH116 family glycosyl hydrolase, translated as MRQQEFGAMSPEGKIPFRIGLDYDAAIDGQLGAVLASYREYLCSGSGKWLAQNWDNIEKAMDYVIERWDSDEDGFFQGLSHNTLDASMTGTSSWIGSMYVAALRASSKMAKLNNDIQKGGRYSALADTAAKNQDSALFNGEYYIQLPESSVQGEAAVENMQVAQKYSGSRELINGSSIDQLLGQWWASQLDLGWIYDKQNTTNAARAIFKYNFKDKLEGIKQYPRKFAADSDGGMLIATWPGDDRPDNHIKYADEIMSGFEYSAASMMIYAGLRDEPYKVLKTAAKRYDGRLRKDCYLKDYNGNPFGDVECGFFYARPLSIWSVLTAYQGFSFNGPEKSLGFAPNIDFDDHVSFFVTNSGWGTYQQTFSGSLKAVITVDYGFVELKTLRLKMPEEHKIKKVLLKAGQVQRAMDFERIDGFIVIKMPEILKIKTGRSLDVICL; from the coding sequence ATGAGGCAGCAGGAGTTCGGGGCGATGAGTCCCGAAGGCAAAATCCCCTTCAGGATCGGACTGGATTATGACGCGGCTATTGACGGCCAGCTTGGTGCTGTTCTGGCAAGCTATCGTGAGTATCTCTGCAGCGGCAGCGGCAAATGGCTTGCCCAAAACTGGGATAATATTGAAAAAGCAATGGATTATGTCATAGAACGCTGGGACAGTGATGAGGACGGCTTTTTTCAGGGGCTCTCTCACAACACGCTGGATGCGTCCATGACAGGGACGTCCTCGTGGATAGGTTCGATGTATGTAGCCGCGCTGCGGGCTTCCTCGAAGATGGCGAAGTTAAACAATGATATCCAAAAGGGCGGCCGGTACTCAGCCCTTGCAGATACCGCCGCGAAAAATCAGGATTCAGCCCTGTTCAATGGGGAGTATTATATTCAGCTGCCCGAGAGTTCAGTTCAAGGTGAAGCGGCAGTCGAAAACATGCAGGTAGCTCAAAAGTACAGCGGTTCCAGAGAACTCATAAACGGCAGTTCGATAGACCAGCTGCTGGGGCAGTGGTGGGCGTCTCAGCTGGATTTGGGATGGATTTACGACAAACAGAATACAACTAATGCCGCCAGAGCCATTTTTAAATACAATTTCAAAGATAAACTTGAGGGTATAAAACAATACCCCAGAAAATTTGCCGCTGATTCTGACGGCGGGATGTTAATTGCAACCTGGCCGGGTGATGACAGGCCGGACAATCATATAAAATACGCTGATGAAATAATGAGCGGTTTTGAGTATTCTGCCGCTTCGATGATGATTTATGCCGGCTTGCGAGATGAACCGTATAAGGTGCTCAAGACAGCCGCCAAAAGGTACGACGGCAGGCTTAGAAAGGATTGTTACCTCAAAGACTACAACGGCAATCCTTTTGGCGATGTGGAGTGCGGCTTTTTTTATGCCAGGCCTTTAAGTATATGGTCTGTGCTGACCGCTTATCAGGGATTCAGCTTCAACGGGCCTGAAAAGTCGCTTGGTTTCGCGCCGAACATCGATTTTGATGATCACGTATCGTTTTTCGTAACAAACTCCGGTTGGGGCACTTATCAGCAAACGTTCAGCGGCAGCTTAAAAGCTGTAATTACTGTTGATTACGGCTTCGTTGAGCTCAAAACCCTTCGTTTGAAAATGCCTGAGGAGCATAAAATAAAAAAAGTCCTGCTCAAGGCCGGCCAGGTGCAGCGGGCTATGGATTTTGAGAGGATTGACGGGTTTATAGTTATAAAAATGCCTGAAATTCTGAAAATCAAAACAGGCCGGAGCTTAGATGTTATTTGTTTATAA
- a CDS encoding GH116 family glycosyl-hydrolase, which produces MSRLSISFSFFLLCFVSAGITAQAEGVSLKVPLDQLYASSDVYEENRLEALDFVVGAIGGGSVRLNGQGRIHRWSCMGNSIETGAVDSFFGFSVNRDRGSSYYAIQTNETRSLQPADKVSFRGIYPFARFDYKYSGLPLKVSMSAFNPKIPLNLKDSALPCAVFEFEFENTSDNALDITFFASQLNLSGYRDDSPINSREHLGLQRAFNRISKTDGKITLYMDSATPPGWNGAGNMTLSIAADTNACSGAANWTDIGAVKDQIAKHKNVDFLEFEAIPYPWVRRKYVSLAGMLSMNLKIEPGEKASVPVFLSWYFPNAANGMLSHGSSWDGLGRQYANWFEDSAAVEKYVLNNFTRLNCESVEFVESFYKTSLPNYILNRINAQIAVPASPTCFIDKDGNFGGWEGRWQEYEAAGVRGDESRRQNPLQDRTGL; this is translated from the coding sequence GTGAGTAGATTAAGTATTTCATTCTCATTTTTTTTGCTTTGTTTCGTTTCAGCTGGTATCACCGCACAGGCAGAAGGTGTATCTTTAAAAGTTCCCCTTGATCAGTTATATGCCAGTTCAGATGTCTATGAAGAAAACCGTCTGGAGGCTTTGGATTTTGTGGTTGGAGCAATAGGCGGCGGCAGTGTCAGACTGAACGGACAGGGCAGGATACACCGCTGGAGCTGTATGGGTAATTCTATAGAGACCGGCGCTGTTGACAGTTTTTTCGGGTTTTCGGTAAACCGGGATCGCGGCAGCTCGTATTACGCTATACAGACCAATGAAACCAGAAGTTTGCAACCGGCGGACAAAGTCAGCTTCAGAGGCATATATCCATTTGCCAGATTTGATTATAAATACAGCGGCCTTCCTCTAAAAGTATCTATGAGTGCTTTTAACCCCAAAATACCGCTCAATCTCAAGGATTCAGCTTTGCCCTGTGCCGTTTTTGAATTTGAGTTTGAAAACACATCTGATAATGCTTTAGATATAACTTTCTTTGCGAGCCAGTTAAACCTTTCCGGCTACCGGGATGATTCTCCCATAAACAGCAGAGAGCACCTCGGACTCCAGAGAGCTTTCAATCGAATCAGCAAAACTGACGGTAAGATAACGCTATACATGGACAGTGCAACGCCTCCGGGGTGGAACGGCGCAGGTAATATGACACTTTCCATCGCCGCGGACACAAATGCCTGTTCGGGCGCAGCGAACTGGACTGATATTGGGGCGGTCAAAGACCAGATTGCCAAACACAAAAACGTAGATTTCCTCGAATTTGAGGCAATTCCCTATCCCTGGGTTAGACGCAAGTATGTTTCACTGGCAGGTATGTTGTCGATGAATCTCAAAATAGAGCCCGGCGAAAAGGCTTCTGTGCCTGTGTTCCTGAGCTGGTACTTTCCAAATGCCGCCAATGGAATGCTTAGCCACGGCAGCAGCTGGGACGGATTGGGCCGGCAGTACGCAAACTGGTTTGAAGACAGCGCCGCGGTGGAGAAATATGTCTTGAACAATTTCACCAGACTCAACTGTGAAAGCGTCGAATTTGTAGAGTCGTTTTACAAAACCTCTCTGCCCAATTATATTCTCAACAGGATCAATGCTCAAATAGCTGTTCCGGCAAGCCCTACCTGCTTTATCGACAAAGACGGCAACTTCGGCGGCTGGGAAGGCCGCTGGCAGGAATATGAGGCAGCAGGAGTTCGGGGCGATGAGTCCCGAAGGCAAAATCCCCTTCAGGATCGGACTGGATTATGA
- a CDS encoding uroporphyrinogen decarboxylase family protein — protein sequence MISSKQRVIAAAEHKTADRTAITFDAEKEVYELLYSHFKTSEKKVLFDRLGCDTWMILPQGFFPEPTGGPDGAAVNIWGVEYIDAHYSGGVYQEIHKSPLAGRDSLSDIDNWQVPGADAVKFGHFRDEAAANRERAVIGVFTHGPYFIATDVRGMENLMMDFGLNRSYAAKLIEKITQPCLAYLENMLENHGDGIDIVYMADDYCSQDAPLFSPADFREFVMPYLTKFVEITHKHGKKFLLHCCGAVRPLLPMIIEAGVDMLEPIQIRAAGMEPEGLKRDFGKDICFYGGVDLQQILCKGSPAQVSDEVKRLIDILGRDGGYVLGPGHTYIQIDAPLENILAMYKTAVEYRP from the coding sequence ATGATCAGTTCAAAACAAAGAGTTATAGCGGCGGCCGAGCATAAAACCGCTGACCGCACCGCAATTACATTTGACGCCGAAAAAGAGGTTTATGAGCTTCTTTACAGCCACTTCAAAACGTCTGAAAAGAAGGTTCTCTTCGACAGGTTGGGCTGTGATACATGGATGATTCTGCCGCAGGGGTTTTTCCCCGAGCCTACCGGCGGCCCTGACGGTGCGGCAGTAAATATATGGGGTGTGGAGTATATAGACGCCCATTATTCCGGCGGCGTCTATCAGGAAATCCACAAGTCCCCGCTTGCCGGCAGAGACAGCCTTTCGGACATAGACAACTGGCAGGTGCCGGGAGCTGATGCGGTAAAATTCGGTCATTTTCGAGATGAGGCCGCCGCCAATCGTGAAAGGGCGGTTATCGGTGTGTTTACCCACGGCCCGTATTTTATCGCTACTGATGTTCGCGGCATGGAAAATCTCATGATGGATTTCGGGCTCAACCGCTCATACGCCGCCAAACTTATTGAAAAGATTACCCAGCCGTGTCTGGCATACCTCGAAAATATGCTTGAAAATCACGGCGACGGCATAGACATTGTATATATGGCGGATGATTACTGTTCACAGGATGCGCCGCTGTTCAGTCCGGCTGATTTCCGTGAATTCGTAATGCCCTACCTGACGAAATTTGTTGAGATAACCCACAAACACGGCAAAAAGTTTCTTCTGCACTGCTGCGGCGCGGTCAGGCCGCTGTTGCCGATGATCATAGAGGCCGGCGTTGATATGCTTGAGCCGATACAGATTCGCGCCGCGGGCATGGAGCCCGAGGGCCTGAAACGTGATTTCGGCAAAGACATCTGCTTTTACGGCGGCGTTGACCTTCAGCAGATATTATGCAAAGGCAGCCCCGCGCAGGTCAGTGACGAGGTTAAAAGGCTGATAGATATTCTCGGCAGAGACGGCGGTTATGTCCTGGGCCCGGGCCATACGTATATCCAGATCGATGCGCCGCTTGAGAATATTTTAGCCATGTACAAAACGGCAGTGGAGTATCGGCCGTGA
- a CDS encoding carbohydrate-binding family 9-like protein, which produces MGLKTVILFLLGLSSILSAIEVESCRIEDDFMLTSDVAGGPWSAAEQAYIIENDWQGNPVESHWHTSIKSLWTDNYLYVLFRANFDTLVPSRNVSCDENGDCWGVWNYDACEIFIGDGPDIKKYFEFVCGPDGRKIDIRHDKNLPKGNDFETGWTSLWQARVEVLNASKQWICQLKIPMETIASTPIEPGKVFHANFYRISGDLEEYKDIRRYTALNPTNTEEPAFHLPEKFGTLKLVSAQKPLPQPALRLNVAGKNASLKWNGRHESSLDNAEVLRSAGPAGTDCLDFWRTVKTSKAAAVEDEFVSDSLNDLTSLTITGWVNRELDFNDSQASDIQYVLNCPGRFHLMFDQWSRMALRMFGKDGKIGPQIYSSWLSTNHLNPGSRWVFFAFTFDTAKKENNARFYVGSEKYPVFCDTTASISVDELASSDLKKLIFGAYNEKGDGILKGMLSGIRVYASAKPSHNAAVSADMIERIRQDDLGKEWLLNLARLELAQAEKDRLKKAALTDEYYSNDVNLHQVGSLQRIISTIPPEPLKMNRPFGIYPGGKLYLQFAASGKKAGTSYEISPGTIEGENGQFFDGYVKTYRLEHVPVEANNNGGINTSLTTRPPQRWMEYLIAEAPFKAAEVLVKSDSITLKENASQPDSYSGILLEVCLSRDVEPGIYRGELQLKDNGRQAAASSFSFQVYDVSLEDDFPLHSYHWLMPEPENLMYEEPLQWWSDEYWLMLSGAMDRVRDFGQDCINIPLLNYGPFAPIRTLKTDNGYDFDFTLFDEYFQMALDKGFVQIAGSHILWLPSSGSSALGKRAYQGVYIWDSLNEEPEMLFSAKYDLDEWLEFVPVFYDKLYAHLKAKGWADFYVQQQYDEPKDARLYERISKLTREHMPGIKTMDAIKTKPEYSDLVDIMVFDINLLRADAQQLAAERKAGGKDVWFYHCCSPYPPYPNRHLDDPLAGSRLYPWLAWLGNSDGYLWWAVNVYRGADPYKTSIGPLPGGSQNPGHGPGDNWMYYPGPDGLRGSMRMAAFRDGLADNAMLRKLAETDKEAANRIMRKIAVSPVEYSREPQDYYDARIELLEALENTGYGSTP; this is translated from the coding sequence ATGGGTTTAAAAACAGTAATTCTATTTTTGCTTGGACTATCTTCGATTTTATCCGCAATTGAAGTGGAATCCTGCCGCATAGAAGATGACTTTATGCTCACATCCGATGTGGCCGGCGGTCCGTGGAGTGCCGCGGAGCAGGCTTACATTATAGAAAATGACTGGCAGGGGAATCCTGTAGAGTCTCACTGGCACACGAGTATCAAGTCGCTGTGGACGGATAATTATCTGTATGTTCTTTTTAGAGCGAATTTTGACACCTTAGTTCCATCGCGGAACGTAAGTTGTGATGAAAACGGCGACTGCTGGGGCGTGTGGAACTATGATGCCTGCGAAATATTTATCGGCGACGGCCCCGACATAAAAAAATACTTTGAGTTTGTCTGCGGCCCGGACGGCAGGAAGATAGACATTCGCCACGATAAGAACCTGCCAAAGGGAAATGATTTTGAAACCGGTTGGACTTCGCTCTGGCAGGCCAGAGTTGAGGTCTTAAACGCTTCAAAACAGTGGATATGCCAGCTCAAAATACCGATGGAAACTATAGCAAGCACCCCGATTGAACCAGGAAAGGTTTTTCACGCAAACTTTTACCGCATATCCGGAGACTTGGAAGAATACAAGGATATCCGCCGTTATACGGCGTTGAATCCCACAAATACAGAGGAACCGGCTTTTCATTTGCCGGAGAAGTTTGGCACTCTAAAACTTGTCTCCGCACAAAAGCCGCTGCCGCAGCCGGCTTTACGGCTTAATGTTGCAGGCAAGAATGCGTCTCTGAAATGGAACGGCCGGCATGAAAGCTCTCTGGATAATGCCGAAGTTCTGCGTTCAGCCGGGCCGGCAGGCACTGACTGTCTGGATTTCTGGCGTACTGTTAAAACATCAAAAGCCGCGGCGGTTGAAGATGAGTTTGTCTCAGACAGCCTTAACGATCTAACATCGCTGACCATAACAGGCTGGGTGAACCGTGAACTTGATTTTAACGATTCGCAAGCATCTGATATTCAGTACGTGCTGAACTGCCCTGGACGTTTTCATTTGATGTTTGACCAGTGGAGCCGCATGGCGCTGCGTATGTTCGGCAAAGACGGCAAAATAGGCCCCCAGATATATTCGAGCTGGCTGAGCACAAATCATCTCAACCCGGGCAGCAGGTGGGTGTTTTTTGCCTTTACCTTCGATACCGCAAAAAAAGAGAACAACGCCAGATTTTACGTCGGCTCAGAAAAATATCCTGTATTCTGTGATACTACCGCAAGTATAAGTGTTGACGAGCTTGCATCTTCTGATCTCAAAAAGCTGATTTTCGGGGCATATAACGAAAAGGGGGACGGAATATTAAAAGGAATGCTATCCGGGATCAGGGTTTATGCTTCGGCAAAGCCGTCACACAACGCGGCTGTTTCTGCGGATATGATAGAACGTATCAGGCAGGACGATCTGGGCAAAGAGTGGCTTCTGAACCTTGCCCGGCTTGAGCTTGCGCAAGCCGAAAAAGACAGGCTCAAGAAGGCCGCTTTAACCGATGAATACTACTCCAATGATGTGAACCTGCATCAGGTCGGCTCGCTTCAGCGGATAATCAGTACAATCCCGCCAGAGCCGCTCAAAATGAATCGCCCCTTCGGTATATATCCGGGCGGAAAGCTATATCTGCAGTTCGCTGCTTCCGGGAAAAAGGCCGGCACTTCTTATGAAATATCACCAGGCACCATAGAAGGCGAAAACGGTCAGTTTTTTGACGGATATGTAAAGACTTACCGTCTTGAACATGTGCCGGTAGAGGCAAACAATAACGGCGGCATAAATACCAGCCTCACTACCCGCCCGCCGCAGCGGTGGATGGAGTATTTAATCGCCGAGGCACCGTTCAAAGCGGCAGAGGTGCTTGTAAAGTCCGATTCTATAACCCTCAAAGAGAATGCCAGTCAGCCTGATTCTTACAGCGGGATACTTCTGGAGGTATGTCTCTCACGAGATGTTGAGCCGGGCATATACCGCGGCGAGCTCCAGCTAAAGGATAACGGCAGGCAGGCGGCGGCATCGTCTTTCAGCTTTCAGGTTTACGATGTTTCGCTGGAAGATGATTTCCCCCTGCATTCGTATCACTGGCTGATGCCGGAGCCTGAAAACCTGATGTATGAAGAACCGCTGCAGTGGTGGTCGGATGAGTACTGGCTCATGCTAAGCGGGGCTATGGACAGGGTTCGCGATTTCGGCCAGGACTGTATAAACATTCCACTGCTTAATTACGGCCCGTTTGCTCCAATACGGACTCTAAAAACCGACAATGGCTACGATTTTGATTTTACTCTGTTCGATGAATACTTCCAGATGGCTCTTGATAAGGGTTTTGTCCAGATAGCCGGCTCGCATATCCTCTGGCTGCCAAGCTCCGGCTCATCTGCTTTAGGCAAAAGGGCCTATCAGGGAGTTTATATCTGGGACAGCCTCAACGAAGAGCCGGAAATGCTTTTCTCTGCGAAATACGACCTGGACGAATGGCTTGAATTCGTGCCGGTTTTCTATGATAAGCTCTATGCCCATCTCAAGGCAAAGGGCTGGGCGGACTTTTATGTCCAGCAGCAGTATGATGAGCCCAAAGACGCCCGGCTTTACGAGCGGATTTCAAAGCTCACACGTGAACACATGCCGGGCATAAAGACAATGGACGCGATAAAAACCAAACCGGAATACTCAGACCTTGTTGATATAATGGTCTTTGATATCAATCTGCTCAGGGCGGATGCCCAGCAGCTTGCTGCCGAGCGAAAAGCCGGCGGCAAAGACGTGTGGTTTTATCACTGCTGCAGCCCGTACCCCCCGTATCCCAACAGACACCTAGATGATCCGCTCGCCGGCTCGAGGCTATATCCCTGGCTTGCCTGGCTGGGCAACTCTGACGGCTACCTGTGGTGGGCGGTAAACGTATATCGCGGCGCTGACCCGTACAAGACATCGATCGGGCCTCTGCCCGGCGGCAGCCAGAATCCCGGCCACGGCCCCGGTGACAACTGGATGTACTATCCCGGACCCGACGGACTGCGGGGCTCTATGAGAATGGCGGCATTCAGGGACGGGCTTGCCGACAACGCCATGCTTCGCAAACTTGCAGAGACCGACAAAGAAGCAGCCAATAGGATAATGCGGAAAATTGCCGTCTCGCCGGTAGAATACAGCAGAGAGCCGCAGGATTACTATGATGCGAGAATCGAATTACTTGAGGCACTCGAGAATACAGGTTACGGGAGTACTCCATAA
- a CDS encoding sulfatase, with product MSKNISDRTLCNRRDFLGLAGFGALACGSAMLAGCSGFAKSFAQNQRKPNVILILADDLGRAEVSCYEDTWTRDTLPQEGLEHARACGYDLDKALEAALKCTPNIDKIASAGVRMTNIHMAPSCAPSRAALMSGRYPQRSGIYRNGDIYYDGFPDQEYSLVHLLKDNGYNTALVGKWHLGRKREKGASEFNFVPEKHPMSQGFDHFWGFDAAETTYYDSKDLWSGRTFGAEPEGYLTDQLTKEAIKYIDNSSGSNKPFFLYLAYNAPHGPIARPPQEYLEPFDLGNETMNNIAGTIHAMDKGIGDVMEHLKKLNIDKDTLVLFASDNGAPFGHPLPSNGNLKGYKRQYYEGGIRAPLIARWPGRLPQGVSFDQMASVMDILPTILDAAEISPPKSLKLDGKSLLPVLTGRKQTQRESLCWAGPNGRYSIRLGQYKKKAKELGVSHWDILPAGWYVRKGDWKLIDPSSGEPELYNLADDIEEQNNVIAEYPELVEELKGIFRQWINEMPPPVLCNIQEWEKFKEI from the coding sequence ATGAGTAAAAACATTTCTGACAGGACTTTATGCAATCGCAGAGATTTTCTCGGACTTGCCGGCTTTGGCGCACTTGCGTGCGGCTCGGCAATGCTGGCCGGATGTTCGGGCTTTGCGAAAAGTTTCGCCCAAAATCAAAGAAAACCCAATGTCATTTTGATACTTGCCGATGACCTTGGCAGGGCGGAGGTGAGCTGCTACGAGGATACCTGGACCCGGGACACACTTCCGCAGGAAGGTCTGGAACATGCCCGGGCATGCGGTTACGATCTGGACAAAGCCCTTGAGGCCGCCTTGAAATGCACTCCAAATATCGACAAGATTGCCTCCGCGGGAGTCAGGATGACTAATATCCACATGGCCCCTTCATGTGCTCCCTCGCGGGCGGCTCTGATGAGTGGGCGCTACCCGCAGCGCAGCGGTATATACCGCAACGGAGACATTTATTATGATGGTTTCCCTGACCAGGAATACTCCCTGGTGCACTTGCTGAAGGATAACGGATATAATACGGCACTGGTCGGCAAGTGGCATCTGGGCCGCAAACGGGAAAAAGGAGCCAGTGAATTTAATTTTGTTCCCGAAAAACACCCTATGAGCCAGGGTTTTGATCATTTCTGGGGTTTTGATGCCGCTGAAACTACCTATTACGACTCAAAGGACTTATGGAGCGGCAGAACCTTCGGCGCAGAACCAGAAGGATATCTGACCGATCAGCTTACAAAAGAGGCGATTAAATATATTGACAATAGCAGCGGCAGCAACAAACCGTTTTTCCTTTACCTGGCTTATAATGCCCCGCATGGGCCTATCGCACGGCCGCCGCAAGAATATCTCGAGCCGTTTGACCTTGGAAACGAGACGATGAACAATATCGCGGGAACAATCCACGCAATGGACAAGGGCATCGGGGATGTTATGGAGCATCTGAAAAAACTCAACATTGATAAAGACACTCTTGTCTTGTTCGCCAGTGACAACGGGGCACCTTTCGGGCATCCGCTGCCCTCAAACGGAAATCTCAAAGGTTATAAACGCCAATATTACGAGGGTGGCATCAGGGCACCCCTGATTGCCCGCTGGCCGGGAAGGCTTCCTCAAGGCGTGAGCTTTGACCAAATGGCAAGCGTAATGGATATTCTGCCCACAATTCTTGACGCGGCAGAAATCTCGCCTCCCAAATCCCTGAAGTTGGACGGCAAGAGCCTCTTGCCGGTATTAACCGGCAGAAAACAGACTCAGCGCGAAAGTCTCTGCTGGGCAGGGCCTAACGGCCGCTACAGCATAAGGTTAGGTCAATACAAGAAAAAGGCCAAAGAACTTGGGGTAAGTCATTGGGATATACTGCCGGCGGGCTGGTATGTCCGTAAAGGCGACTGGAAACTGATAGACCCCAGCTCTGGTGAGCCTGAACTGTATAACCTTGCAGATGATATTGAGGAACAGAACAACGTTATCGCGGAGTACCCCGAACTTGTAGAGGAGCTTAAGGGTATATTCAGGCAGTGGATAAATGAGATGCCGCCGCCCGTGCTCTGTAATATTCAAGAGTGGGAAAAATTCAAAGAAATTTAA